Proteins encoded within one genomic window of Vanrija pseudolonga chromosome 3, complete sequence:
- the utp13 gene encoding putative U3 small nucleolar RNA-associated protein 13 — translation MNGTTSRRELKSSFRASPSSIRPLYTGGPVLLTRDGEWLITTMGEEVVVTEVRTGLGVARVKGDTTPITALALSYHTSPPTLVTCHQSNTVRYYPLPDALPTTPKPPFLQYTRVLPRASGAPILVAAVSPDSTLLATGSSDGIVKVWDLAGGYVTHMFRGHGGPVSALAFSFPSTGEERQRMELWTGSVDTKVRVFDLRDAGSRVVVAGGGGGGAKPKAVLEGHVSVVRGIAVSEDGRFAITGGRDKVVLVWDLGDPKAASNKGKGAGPKIVQTLLANEQVEACGLLPRDQAVVGGSTGRLLAYTAGDAGTVKVWDVLKATEVATMTGVEGVDEDDDEDEQRGVIAVLYDSTTASLVSVHADQNIIFHSLATFSTTRQIVGFNDDIVDAVFLSSNGQESTHVALATNSSLVRIYSTSAFDARLLSGHRDMVLCLDKSADGRWLVTGSKDRTARVWVPSSSASGWKCIAVCEGHTEAIGAVALSRKAGDDRGRFLVTASQDRTVKLWDLTPLSLDDGDDDDAEPIKARSLATLRIADKDINSLDIAPNDRFLVSGSQDKLVKVFEIDFTPATAGASGGIRHIGTCKGHRRGVWAVKFSRNDRIVASGAADRTIKLWSLDDFACLKTFEGHTNSVLRVDFLTAGAQLVSSASDGLVKLWNIRDEECVATLDNHEDKVWALAVSPDERTLVSAGADSVATFWEDSTEVEQEEKNAALVAAVQSEQDFNNYLSLKDYKRAIGLALAMSQPGRLLSLFRTVLASAAPTDVDVDGEDTGAASGAAEIDEVIRTLRPLDLVRLLKHVRDWNANAKTSFVAQGVLNAVFRLRSPEDILAAFESTAKPEVAEEDEDEEMESDDEAAAEAKKKAKKALAPTISMRELLDGLIPYSERHLARVDRLVQESYMLDYTISEMDGGVFGTELIAVD, via the exons ATGAACGGCACAACTTCCAGGCGCGAGCTCAAGTCGAG CTTCCGCGCATCGCCCAGCTCGATCAGGCCGCTGTACACCGGTGGACCGGTCCTCCTCACCCGCGATGGCGAGTGGCTTATCACGACGATGGgtgaggaggtcgtcgtcacaGAGGTCCGCAccggcctcggtgtcgcgCGGGTCAAGGGC GACACGACCCCCATCACTGCCCTCGCTCTCTCATACCACACCTCGCCTCCCACCCTGGTGACCTGCCACCAGAGCAACACGGTCCGGTACTACCCCCTTCCTGACGCGCTGCCAACGACACCAAAGCCGCCGTTCCTGCAGTACACCCGCGTGCTGCCCCGCGCTTCGGGCGCGCCtatcctcgtcgcggccgtgtcgCCAGACTCGACACTCCTCGCGACCGGCTCATCAGACGGTATCGTCAAGGTGTGGGACCTGGCTGGCGGATACGTGACGCACATGTTCCGCGGGCACGGTGGGCCGGTCTCGGCACTGGCGTTCTCGTTCCCCTCCACTGGAGAGGAGAGGCAGCGCATGGAGCTGTGGACCGGCTCGGTGGACACCAAGGTCCGCGTGTtcgacctgcgcgacgctggctctcgcgtcgtcgttgctggcggtggtggcggtggggccaagcccaaggccgtgctcgagggccATGTGAGCGTGGTTCGCGGCATCGCCGTCTCCGAGGACGGACGGTTCGCGATCACTGGCGGCCGCGACAAGGTCGTGCTTGTCTGGGACCTTGGAGACCCGAAGGCGGCCTCgaacaagggcaagggggcCGGACCGAAGATTGTCCAGACGCTGCTGGCGaacgagcaggtcgaggcgTGTGGCCTGTTGCCGAGGGATCAGGCCGTTGTCGGCGGAAGCACGGGACGTCTGTTGGCCTACACTGCTGGCGATGCTGGAACGGTCAAGGTGTGGGACGTGCTCAAGGCCACCGAGGTGGCGACGATGACTGGGGTGGAGGgtgttgacgaggacgacgatgaggacgagcagcgagGTGTGATTGCCGTTTT GTACGACTCAACAACGGCCTCGCTCGTGTCAGTCCACGCCGACCAGAACATCATCTTCCACTCGCTGGCAACGTTCAGCACGACACGGCAAATTGTCGGTTTCAACGATGACATTGTGGACGCCGTGTTCCTCTCGTCCAACGGACAAGAGAGCACACATGTTGCGCTCGCGACCAACTCGTCGCTTGTACGGATAtactcgacgtcggcgttcGACGCGCGCCTGCTCTCAGGCCATAGGGACATGGTGCTGTGTCTGGACAAGTCGGCAGACGGGCGCTGGCTCGTCACGGGCTCCAAGGACCGGACAGCACGGGTGTgggtgccgagctcgtcggccagcgGGTGGAAGTGCATCGCCGTGTGCGAGGGCCACACTGAGGCGattggcgccgtcgcgctgaGCCGCAAGGCCGGCGATGACCGCGGGCGCTTCCTCGTCACCGCCAGCCAGGACCGTACCGTCAAGCTGTGGGATCTCACTCCTCTGTCCCTCGAcgacggagacgacgacgacgccgagccaatcaaggctcgctcgcttgccACTCTGCGAatcgccgacaaggacatCAACTCGCTGGACATTGCGCCCAACGACCGATTCCTCGTCTCTGGATCGCaggacaagctcgtcaaggtgTTTGAGATCGACTTTAcgcccgccaccgccggcgcaTCAGGCGGTATCAGGCATATCGGCACGTGCAAGGGCCATCGCCGCGGTGTATGGGCAGTCAAGTTCAGCCGCAACGACCGTATCGTCGCgtccggcgcggccgaccgCACGATCAAGCTGTGGAGCCTGGACGACTTTGCGTGTCTCAAGACATTCGAGGGGCACACCAACTCTGTCCTCCGTGTCGACTTTTTGACGGctggcgcgcagctcgtgtCGTCTGCATCTGACGGACTCGTCAAGCTCTGGAACATCCGAGACGAGGAGTGCGTTGCCACGCTCGACAACCACGAGGACAAGGTGTGGGcgctcgccgtgtcgcccgacgagcgcacgctcgtgtcggccggcgccgactcggtcgcgACGTTCTGGGAGGACTCGACCGAGGTCGAACAGGAGGAGAAgaacgcggcgctcgtcgccgccgtgcagTCGGAGCAAGACTTCAACAACTACCTCAGCCTGAAGGACTACAAGCGCGCGAtcgggctcgcgctcgcaaTGTCCCAGCCTGGGCGATTGCTGTCCCTCTTCCGCACGGTCCTGGCGTctgccgcgccgaccgacgtcgacgtcgacggcgaggacacgggcgcggccagcggcgccgccgagatcgacgaggTGATCCGTACCCTCcgcccgctcgacctcgtgcgcCTGCTCAAGCACGTGCGCGACTGgaacgccaacgccaagacAAGCTTCGTGGCCCAGGGTGTCTTGAACGCCGTGTTCAGGCTGCGCTCGCCCGAGGATATCCTCGCGGCGTTCGAGAGCaccgccaagcccgaggtcgccgaggaggacgaggacgaggagatggagagcgacgacgaggcggcggccgaggccaagaagaaggctaAGAAGGCGCTTGCGCCGACCATCTCgatgcgcgagctgctcgacggcctcaTTCCCTACTCTGagcgccacctcgcccgcgtcgaccgcctcgtccaaGAGAGCTACATGCTCGACTATACCATTAGCGAGatggacggcggcgtgttTGGCACGGAGCTCATCGCGGTGGACTAG